A genomic segment from Juglans regia cultivar Chandler chromosome 14, Walnut 2.0, whole genome shotgun sequence encodes:
- the LOC109001506 gene encoding O-fucosyltransferase 20, whose translation MAKSKCCNSKRMSYIAVPSQIINSLSSSSLQSLLLSPKKSSRTYCWFLSFKSPRLWFLILFLFGLLGMLKLGYNLDPMIPFAPYPCSTTTQTQDLISNGYPKSEVGFASMSGIGGQNAEKDEVLDGTNQPRPLFSNGFSKSEVGNVTDGENDEEEVEDSEFWKQPDGLGYKPCLVFSREYRRASDGIVKDRTKYLMVVVSGGMNQQRNQIVDAVVIARILGAALVVPILQVNVIWGDESEFSDIFDIEHFKRVLANDVRIVSALPSTHLMTRPVEGSPPLHVSPKWIRARYLKRLNREGVLLLRGLDSRLSKDLPSDLQKLRCKVAFHALRFTPPILQLGNKLAERMRTNGPYLALHLRMEKDVWIRTGCLPGLSHEYDEIVNNERKQRPDLLTARSNMTYHDRKLAGLCPLNGLEVARLLKALGAPKTARIYWAGGQPLGGKEALLPLTQEFPQFYNKEDLALPGELEPLKNRASLMAAIDYIVSENSDVFMPSHGGNMGHAIQGHRAYAGHKKYITPNKRKMLPYFLKSTLSESEFSSIIKELHSDSLGQPELRTNKAERDVTKYPVPECMCNDSHTHSYL comes from the exons ATGGCCAAATCGAAGTGCTGCAACAGCAAGAGGATGTCGTACATCGCAGTCCCATCTCAGATAATCAACTCTCTGTCATCATCTTCTCTGCAGTCCCTCCTTCTCTCACCCAAAAAATCTTCGAGGACCTACTGCTGGTTCCTCAGCTTCAAAAGTCCAAGACTTTGGTTTCTCATTCTCTTTCTATTTGGCCTACTTGGCATGTTGAAGTTGGGCTACAATCTTGACCCTATGATCCCATTTGCTCCATATCCATGTAGTACAACTACTCAAACACAGGACCTCATCTCTAATGGGTATCCAAAATCAGAGGTTGGTTTCGCATCGATGAGTGGAATTGGCGGTCAAAATGCTGAGAAAGATGAAGTTTTGGATGGAACTAATCAACCACGGCCGTTGTTTTcaaatgggttttcaaaatCAGAGGTGGGTAATGTAACAGACGGCGAGAATGATGAGGAGGAAGTTGAAGACAGTGAGTTTTGGAAGCAGCCAGATGGGTTGGGCTACAAGCCTTGTCTGGTGTTCAGCCGGGAGTACAGGAGAGCAAGTGATGGGATTGTAAAAGATAGGACAAAGTATCTGATGGTTGTGGTTTCTGGTGGGATGAACCAGCAGAGAAATCAGATAGTTGATGCGGTGGTCATTGCTAGGATTCTTGGGGCTGCCTTGGTTGTTCCCATCTTACAAGTCAATGTTATTTGGGGAGATGAGAG TGAATTCTCTGATATATTTGATATCGAGCACTTCAAGAGAGTTCTTGCCAATGACGTCCGGATAGTTTCGGCACTACCATCTACACATCTAATGACAAGGCCAGTGGAGGGCAGTCCACCACTACACGTCTCCCCCAAATGGATCCGGGCTCGTTATCTCAAACGC CTTAACAGAGAAGGGGTTTTGCTTTTACGTGGCTTGGACTCAAGGCTCTCTAAGGATCTTCCCTCTGATCTGCAGAAGCTTCGATGCAAG GTTGCTTTTCATGCATTGAGATTTACCCCACCAATCTTGCAACTTGGTAACAAGCTTGCTGAGAGGATGCGGACCAATGGGCCCTATCTTGCTCTTCATCTACGAATGGAGAAGGATGTATGGATTAGGACCGGTTGCCTTCCTGGTCTAAGCCACGAGTATGATGAGATAGTGaacaatgaaagaaaacaacGGCCAGATCTCCTAACTGCAAGATCAAACATGACTTACCACGATCGAAAGCTTGCAGGTCTCTGCCCCTTGAACGGCTTGGAGGTAGCCAG GCTGCTTAAAGCTCTCGGAGCTCCAAAAACTGCAAGGATATACTGGGCTGGAGGGCAGCCGTTAGGTGGCAAAGAAGCCTTACTACCATTAACCCAAGAGTTTCCTCAGTTTTACAACAAGGAAGATCTTGCTTTGCCTGGCGAACTAGAACCActtaaaaacagagcatctttaATGGCTGCCATTGATTATATAGTCTCTGAGAATAGTGATGTTTTCATGCCATCCCATGGGGGAAATATGGGCCATGCCATCCAG GGACACCGGGCCTATGCAggacacaaaaaatatataaccccaaacaaaagaaaaatgctacccTACTTTTTGAAATCTACCCTATCAGAATCGGAGTTCAGCAGCATCATAAAGGAGTTACACAGTGACTCCTTAGGCCAGCCGGAACTCAGAACTAACAAAGCCGAAAGGGATGTTACGAAGTATCCTGTGCCCGAGTGTATGTGCAATGATTCGCACACTCATTCTTACTTGTGA